From Actinomyces slackii, a single genomic window includes:
- the rpsL gene encoding 30S ribosomal protein S12: MPTIQQLVRKGRSTKRTASKTPALKSSPQRRGVCTRVYTTTPKKPNSALRKVARVRLSTGIEVTAYIPGEGHNLQEHSIVLVRGGRVKDLPGVRYHIVRGSLDTQGVKGRQQARSKYGAKKEKK, encoded by the coding sequence GTGCCCACGATTCAGCAGCTGGTCCGCAAGGGCCGCTCGACCAAGCGCACGGCGTCCAAGACGCCCGCGCTGAAGTCCAGCCCGCAGCGTCGTGGTGTGTGCACCCGCGTGTACACCACCACCCCCAAGAAGCCCAACTCCGCCCTCCGCAAGGTCGCCCGTGTGCGCCTGTCCACCGGCATCGAGGTCACGGCCTACATCCCCGGTGAGGGGCACAACCTCCAGGAGCACTCGATCGTGCTCGTGCGCGGCGGTCGTGTCAAGGACCTTCCCGGCGTCCGCTACCACATTGTGCGCGGCTCCCTGGACACCCAGGGAGTCAAGGGCCGCCAGCAGGCGCGCTCCAAGTACGGCGCCAAGAAGGAGAAGAAGTAA
- the rpsG gene encoding 30S ribosomal protein S7: MPRKGPAPKRPLVVDPVYGSPVVTQLVNRVLLDGKKSTAERIVYGALEGVRTKTDQDPVSVLKRALDNIRPALEVRSRRVGGATYQVPVEVRPGRATTLALRWLVDFSRQRRENTMTERLMNEILDASNGLGAAVKRREDMHRMAESNKAFAHYRW, encoded by the coding sequence ATGCCTCGTAAGGGCCCCGCACCCAAGCGCCCGCTCGTCGTCGACCCCGTCTACGGATCGCCGGTGGTCACTCAGCTGGTCAACCGCGTCCTGCTGGACGGCAAGAAGTCCACCGCCGAGCGCATCGTCTACGGCGCCCTGGAGGGCGTGCGCACCAAGACGGACCAGGACCCGGTCTCCGTGCTCAAGCGCGCCCTGGACAACATCCGCCCGGCCCTGGAGGTCCGCTCCCGCCGCGTGGGCGGCGCCACCTACCAGGTCCCCGTTGAGGTCCGCCCCGGCCGCGCCACCACCCTGGCCCTGCGCTGGCTCGTGGACTTCTCCCGCCAGCGCCGCGAGAACACCATGACCGAGCGCCTCATGAACGAGATCCTCGACGCCTCCAACGGCCTGGGCGCCGCTGTCAAGCGCCGCGAGGACATGCACCGAATGGCCGAGTCCAACAAGGCCTTCGCCCACTACCGCTGGTGA
- the fusA gene encoding elongation factor G, whose translation MALDVLTDLTKVRNIGIMAHIDAGKTTVTERILFYTGINYKLGETHDGASTMDWMEQEQERGITITSAATTCFWKNNQINIIDTPGHVDFTVEVERSLRVLDGAVAVFDGKEGVEPQSETVWRQADKYNVPRICYINKMDKLGADFDFSVQTIRDRLHATPIVLNFPIGAENDFSGLVDVLEMRAIRFPEKDADGKDTRGSVVEYEEIPAELVAKAEELRGQLVETVAEADDELMEKYLEGEELSLAELKAGIRKLTVAGEAFPVLAGSAFKNKGIQPVLDAVLDYLPSPLDVPDVEGHLPGNEEETITRSADESGPFAALAFKVATHPFYGKLVYVRVYSGKISQGEQALNATKGKKERIGKLFQMHSNKENPVEEAHAGHIYAFIGLKDVTTGDTLCAQGSPVVLESMTFPDPVIHVAIEPKTKGDQEKLGVAIQKLSEEDPTFTVSLDEETGQTVIGGMGELHLDVFVDRMRREFKVEANVGAPQVAYRETIRKKVDKVEYTHKKQTGGSGQFAKVQMTFEPLVAEEGAEGESAHYEFANAVTGGRVPREYIPSVDAGVQDAMLTGILAGYPMVDIKATLVDGAYHEVDSSEMAFKIAGSMAFKEGAKKASPVLLEPVMAVEVRTPEEYMGDVIGDLNSRRGMIASMEDAVGVKVVRANVPLSEMFGYVGDLRSKTQGRAVYSMTFDSYAEVPKNVADEIIAKVKGV comes from the coding sequence GTGGCACTCGACGTGCTGACAGACCTCACCAAGGTCCGCAACATCGGCATCATGGCCCACATCGATGCCGGCAAGACCACCGTCACCGAGCGCATCCTGTTCTACACGGGCATCAACTACAAGCTCGGCGAGACCCACGACGGCGCCTCCACCATGGACTGGATGGAGCAGGAGCAGGAGCGCGGCATCACCATCACCTCCGCCGCCACCACCTGCTTCTGGAAGAACAACCAGATCAACATCATCGACACCCCCGGCCACGTCGACTTCACCGTCGAGGTCGAGCGCTCCCTGCGCGTGCTCGACGGCGCCGTCGCGGTCTTCGACGGCAAGGAGGGCGTTGAGCCCCAGTCCGAGACCGTGTGGCGCCAGGCGGACAAGTACAACGTCCCGCGCATCTGCTACATCAACAAGATGGACAAGCTGGGCGCCGACTTCGACTTCTCCGTCCAGACGATCCGCGACCGCCTCCACGCCACGCCGATCGTCCTGAACTTCCCGATCGGCGCCGAGAACGACTTCTCCGGCCTGGTCGACGTCCTGGAGATGCGGGCCATCCGCTTCCCCGAGAAGGACGCCGACGGCAAGGACACCCGCGGCTCCGTCGTGGAGTACGAGGAGATCCCCGCCGAGCTCGTGGCCAAGGCCGAGGAGCTGCGCGGCCAGCTGGTCGAGACCGTCGCCGAGGCGGACGACGAGCTCATGGAGAAGTACCTGGAGGGCGAGGAGCTGAGCCTGGCCGAGCTGAAGGCCGGGATCCGCAAGCTGACCGTGGCCGGCGAGGCCTTCCCGGTCCTGGCGGGCTCGGCCTTCAAGAACAAGGGCATCCAGCCCGTGCTCGACGCCGTCCTGGACTACCTGCCCTCGCCCCTGGACGTCCCCGACGTCGAGGGCCACCTCCCCGGCAACGAGGAGGAGACGATCACCCGCTCCGCCGACGAGTCCGGCCCCTTCGCCGCGCTGGCCTTCAAGGTCGCCACGCACCCCTTCTACGGCAAGCTGGTCTACGTGCGCGTCTACTCCGGCAAGATCTCGCAGGGCGAGCAGGCCCTCAACGCCACCAAGGGCAAGAAGGAGCGCATCGGCAAGCTCTTCCAGATGCACTCCAACAAGGAGAACCCGGTGGAGGAGGCCCACGCCGGCCACATCTACGCCTTCATCGGCCTCAAGGACGTCACCACCGGTGACACCCTGTGCGCGCAGGGCTCCCCGGTGGTCCTGGAGTCCATGACCTTCCCGGACCCGGTCATCCACGTGGCGATCGAGCCCAAGACCAAGGGCGACCAGGAGAAGCTGGGCGTGGCCATCCAGAAACTCTCCGAGGAGGACCCCACCTTCACCGTCTCCCTGGACGAGGAGACCGGCCAGACCGTCATCGGCGGCATGGGCGAGCTCCACCTCGACGTCTTCGTGGACCGCATGCGCCGCGAGTTCAAGGTCGAGGCCAATGTGGGCGCCCCGCAGGTCGCCTACCGCGAGACCATCCGCAAGAAGGTGGACAAGGTCGAGTACACCCACAAGAAGCAGACGGGTGGCTCGGGCCAGTTCGCCAAGGTGCAGATGACCTTCGAGCCCCTGGTGGCCGAGGAGGGCGCCGAGGGCGAGTCCGCGCACTACGAGTTCGCCAACGCCGTCACCGGCGGTCGCGTCCCGCGCGAGTACATCCCCAGTGTCGACGCCGGCGTCCAGGACGCCATGCTCACCGGCATCCTCGCCGGCTACCCCATGGTGGACATCAAGGCCACCCTGGTCGACGGCGCCTACCACGAGGTCGACTCCTCGGAGATGGCCTTCAAGATCGCCGGCTCCATGGCCTTCAAGGAGGGCGCCAAGAAGGCCTCCCCGGTCCTGCTGGAGCCCGTCATGGCCGTTGAGGTCCGTACTCCCGAGGAGTACATGGGCGACGTCATCGGTGACCTGAACTCCCGTCGTGGCATGATCGCCTCGATGGAGGACGCCGTGGGCGTCAAGGTGGTGCGCGCCAACGTGCCGCTGTCGGAGATGTTCGGCTACGTCGGCGACCTGCGCTCCAAGACGCAGGGCCGGGCCGTCTACTCCATGACCTTCGACTCCTACGCCGAGGTTCCCAAGAACGTCGCCGACGAGATCATCGCCAAGGTCAAGGGCGTGTGA
- the tuf gene encoding elongation factor Tu yields MAKAKFERTKPHVNIGTIGHVDHGKTTLTAAISKVLHDEYPELNPFTPFDEIDKAPEERQRGITINIAHVEYQTDKRHYAHVDAPGHADYIKNMITGAAQMDGAILVVAATDGPMAQTREHVLLARQVGVPALLVALNKSDAVDDEELLDLVEMEVRELLSSQDYDGDEAPVIRVSALKALEGDAEWAGKVKELMDAVDEFIPTPERDMDKPFLMPIEDVFTITGRGTVVTGRVERGKLPINSEVEILGIREAQKTTVTGIEMFHKQMDEAWAGENCGLLLRGTRREDVERGQVVCKPGSITPHTEFEGHVYILTKDEGGRHNPFYSNYRPQFYFRTTDVTGVITLPEGTEMVMPGDTTEMSVQLIQPIAMEEGLGFAIREGGRTVGSGRVTKVLK; encoded by the coding sequence GTGGCCAAGGCCAAGTTCGAGCGGACCAAGCCGCACGTCAACATCGGAACGATCGGTCACGTCGACCACGGCAAGACGACGCTGACCGCCGCGATCTCCAAGGTTCTGCACGACGAGTACCCGGAGCTGAACCCCTTCACCCCCTTCGACGAGATCGACAAGGCTCCTGAGGAGCGCCAGCGCGGTATCACCATCAACATCGCGCACGTCGAGTACCAGACCGACAAGCGCCACTACGCGCACGTCGACGCCCCCGGTCACGCCGACTACATCAAGAACATGATCACCGGTGCTGCCCAGATGGACGGCGCCATCCTCGTGGTCGCCGCCACCGACGGCCCCATGGCCCAGACCCGCGAGCACGTCCTGCTCGCCCGTCAGGTCGGCGTCCCCGCCCTGCTCGTGGCCCTCAACAAGTCCGACGCCGTGGACGACGAGGAGCTGCTCGACCTGGTGGAGATGGAGGTGCGCGAGCTGCTCTCCAGCCAGGACTACGACGGCGACGAGGCTCCGGTCATCCGCGTCTCCGCCCTCAAGGCCCTGGAGGGCGACGCCGAGTGGGCCGGCAAGGTCAAGGAGCTCATGGACGCGGTGGATGAGTTCATCCCCACCCCCGAGCGTGACATGGACAAGCCCTTCCTCATGCCCATCGAGGACGTCTTCACCATCACCGGCCGCGGCACCGTGGTCACCGGTCGTGTGGAGCGCGGCAAGCTGCCGATCAACTCCGAGGTCGAGATCCTGGGCATCCGCGAGGCCCAGAAGACCACCGTCACCGGTATCGAGATGTTCCACAAGCAGATGGACGAGGCCTGGGCCGGCGAGAACTGCGGTCTGCTCCTGCGCGGCACCCGCCGCGAGGACGTCGAGCGCGGCCAGGTCGTCTGCAAGCCCGGCTCCATCACCCCGCACACCGAGTTCGAGGGCCACGTCTACATCCTGACCAAGGACGAGGGCGGCCGCCACAACCCCTTCTACTCGAACTACCGTCCGCAGTTCTACTTCCGGACCACCGACGTCACCGGCGTCATCACGCTGCCCGAGGGCACCGAGATGGTCATGCCCGGCGACACCACCGAGATGAGCGTCCAGCTCATCCAGCCCATCGCCATGGAGGAGGGCCTGGGCTTCGCCATCCGCGAGGGTGGCCGCACCGTCGGCTCCGGCCGCGTCACCAAGGTCCTCAAGTGA
- a CDS encoding alpha/beta hydrolase has translation MPPSVVPVDARSAAPVPAGMESFYQQKVDWRPCEDDSSLQCASVEVPLSYDDPSGRRIDLALKKLPSTSGRPIGTLLTNPGGPGASGLDYVGEEGAFSDALRSAYDIVGFDPRGVGQSAPLTCLSPQEIDDTVAAELESRGSGSTAREENGTETETADSAEQAAADLAAKCQQHSPVPEIIDHMDTASVVRDMDVLRALTGDSRLHYLGFSYGTYLGSRYAEMFPANVGRMVLDSAQDPSQDHAENVVEQAEALEKSLHAYVRHCQAGEDCPLTGDEQAGVTQIGDLIRKAADNPLPVTKGQPVDGTTLTSTLIDLMYDNSTWDLLTAALRRAVRDNDGTSLAVLGNPSLTDEETDPRELAEKEARRAANENAISAVDCLDYPVRGDRAQWDAQAQRIKEVAPTLGSGLAYPDAFCQGWGHHSDHQPGRIRAAGAAPILVVGITGDPATPYQWAKDLAAQLDSARLLTVEGNGHGAYNRKGACVTDAVDAYLLRGELPEKGLTCAEEVEQA, from the coding sequence GTGCCGCCGTCGGTCGTACCCGTGGACGCCCGGAGCGCCGCGCCGGTCCCCGCCGGGATGGAGAGCTTCTACCAGCAGAAGGTTGACTGGCGTCCCTGCGAGGACGACTCCTCCTTGCAGTGCGCCTCCGTCGAGGTCCCGCTCAGCTACGACGACCCGTCCGGGCGGCGTATCGACCTCGCGCTCAAGAAGCTGCCCTCCACCTCCGGCAGGCCGATCGGCACCCTCCTGACCAATCCGGGTGGTCCTGGCGCGAGCGGCCTGGACTACGTCGGTGAGGAGGGGGCGTTCTCCGACGCCCTGCGCTCGGCCTACGACATCGTCGGCTTCGACCCGCGCGGCGTGGGGCAGTCGGCGCCCTTGACCTGCCTGAGCCCGCAGGAGATCGACGACACCGTAGCCGCCGAGCTGGAGTCGAGGGGGTCCGGGAGCACCGCCAGGGAGGAGAACGGCACTGAGACGGAGACGGCTGACTCCGCCGAGCAGGCCGCTGCGGACCTGGCCGCCAAGTGTCAGCAGCACTCGCCTGTGCCGGAGATCATCGACCACATGGACACCGCCTCGGTGGTTCGGGACATGGATGTCCTGCGCGCCCTGACCGGTGACTCCCGTCTGCACTATCTGGGGTTCTCCTACGGCACCTACCTGGGGAGCCGATATGCCGAGATGTTCCCCGCCAACGTCGGGCGCATGGTTCTCGACAGCGCGCAGGACCCGTCCCAGGACCACGCCGAGAACGTCGTGGAGCAGGCGGAGGCCCTTGAGAAGAGCCTGCACGCCTACGTCCGGCACTGTCAGGCGGGTGAGGACTGCCCGCTCACGGGGGACGAGCAGGCCGGTGTGACGCAGATCGGGGACCTCATCCGCAAGGCGGCCGATAACCCCCTGCCCGTCACCAAGGGGCAGCCGGTCGATGGGACGACGCTGACCAGCACGCTCATCGACCTGATGTACGACAACAGCACCTGGGACCTGCTCACCGCGGCGCTGCGCCGAGCCGTCAGGGACAATGACGGCACCTCCCTGGCGGTGCTGGGCAACCCCTCCCTGACGGACGAGGAGACCGACCCCCGGGAGCTGGCGGAGAAGGAGGCGCGCAGGGCCGCCAACGAGAACGCCATCAGTGCCGTCGACTGCCTGGACTACCCGGTTCGTGGCGATCGCGCCCAGTGGGACGCCCAGGCCCAGAGGATCAAGGAGGTCGCGCCCACTCTCGGGTCGGGGCTGGCCTATCCCGACGCCTTCTGCCAGGGTTGGGGTCACCACAGCGACCATCAGCCCGGCCGGATCCGGGCCGCGGGAGCGGCGCCGATCCTCGTGGTCGGTATCACCGGGGACCCGGCGACTCCGTACCAGTGGGCCAAGGACCTGGCGGCTCAGCTGGACTCGGCCCGCCTGCTCACGGTCGAGGGGAACGGCCACGGTGCCTACAACCGCAAGGGCGCGTGCGTCACCGACGCGGTCGACGCCTATCTCCTGCGCGGCGAGCTGCCCGAGAAGGGGCTCACGTGCGCGGAGGAGGTCGAGCAGGCCTAG
- the rpsJ gene encoding 30S ribosomal protein S10 has protein sequence MAGQKIRIRLKSYDHEVIDSSARKIVDVVTRAGATVVGPVPLPTEKNVFCVIRSPHKYKDSREHFEMRTHKRLIDIVDPTPKAVDSLMRLDLPADVNIEIKL, from the coding sequence ATGGCGGGACAGAAGATCCGCATCCGGCTCAAGTCCTACGACCACGAGGTCATCGACTCCTCGGCGCGCAAGATCGTCGACGTCGTGACCCGCGCAGGTGCGACGGTCGTGGGCCCGGTGCCGCTGCCGACCGAGAAGAACGTGTTCTGCGTCATCCGGTCGCCCCACAAGTACAAGGACAGCCGTGAGCACTTCGAGATGCGCACCCACAAGCGGCTGATCGACATCGTCGACCCGACGCCCAAGGCCGTCGACTCGCTCATGCGGCTCGACCTGCCCGCCGACGTCAACATCGAGATCAAGCTCTGA
- the rplC gene encoding 50S ribosomal protein L3: MTTLNTPAGAAPAKALLGTKLGMTQIWDEDGILRPVTVVRVDTNVVTQVRTIETDGYEAVQLAFGEIDERKVTKPLAGHFAKAGVAPRRHVAEIRTSLAGDFAPGQELGADTFEVGQLVDVTGTSKGKGFAGVMKRHGFAGVGASHGAHRNHRKPGSIGACATPGRIFKGLRMAGRMGNAKRTVQNLKIRGVDADKGVLLVNGAIPGPKGSVVVVRTAVKGA; this comes from the coding sequence ATGACAACGCTTAACACGCCGGCTGGAGCCGCGCCTGCCAAGGCGCTGCTCGGCACCAAGCTCGGCATGACGCAGATCTGGGACGAGGACGGGATCCTGCGCCCGGTGACGGTTGTGCGAGTCGACACCAATGTCGTGACCCAGGTCCGCACCATCGAGACCGATGGCTACGAGGCCGTCCAGCTCGCCTTCGGCGAGATCGACGAGCGCAAGGTGACCAAGCCCCTGGCCGGCCACTTCGCCAAGGCCGGGGTCGCCCCCCGCCGCCACGTCGCCGAGATCCGCACCTCCCTGGCCGGCGACTTCGCCCCGGGCCAGGAGCTGGGCGCGGACACCTTCGAGGTCGGCCAGCTGGTCGACGTCACCGGCACCTCCAAGGGCAAGGGCTTCGCCGGTGTCATGAAGCGCCACGGCTTCGCCGGTGTGGGGGCCTCCCACGGCGCCCACCGCAACCACCGCAAGCCCGGCTCCATCGGCGCCTGCGCCACCCCGGGCCGCATCTTCAAGGGCCTGCGCATGGCCGGTCGCATGGGCAACGCCAAGCGCACCGTCCAGAACCTGAAGATCCGCGGCGTCGACGCCGACAAGGGCGTCCTGCTCGTCAACGGCGCCATCCCCGGCCCCAAGGGCTCGGTCGTCGTCGTCCGCACCGCCGTGAAGGGAGCCTGA
- the rplD gene encoding 50S ribosomal protein L4 has protein sequence MSENLTVDIVDSTGATTGSAELPAEIFDAPLNIPLMHQVVVAQLAAARQGTHATKTRGQVRGGGRKPYRQKGTGRARQGSTRAPQFVGGGTVHGPQPRDYSQRTPKKMKAAALRSALSDRARNARIHVITEFVTSQVPSTKSALSALRNLTDRKALVVVTREDDLSLLSLRNAPEAHVLWADQLNTYDVLNSDDVVFTAEALESFLGAGEEESK, from the coding sequence ATGTCTGAGAACCTGACCGTCGACATCGTCGACTCCACGGGCGCCACCACCGGCTCGGCCGAGCTGCCCGCGGAGATCTTCGATGCGCCCCTGAACATCCCGCTCATGCACCAGGTGGTCGTCGCCCAGCTCGCCGCCGCCCGCCAGGGCACGCACGCCACCAAGACCCGCGGCCAGGTGCGCGGCGGTGGCCGCAAGCCCTACCGCCAGAAGGGCACCGGCCGCGCCCGTCAGGGCTCGACCCGCGCCCCCCAGTTCGTCGGCGGAGGCACCGTCCACGGCCCTCAGCCGCGCGACTACAGCCAGCGGACCCCCAAGAAGATGAAGGCCGCCGCCCTGCGCTCGGCCCTGTCGGACCGCGCCCGCAACGCGCGCATCCACGTCATCACCGAGTTCGTCACCTCCCAGGTGCCCTCGACCAAGTCCGCCCTGTCCGCTCTGCGCAACCTGACCGACCGCAAGGCCCTGGTCGTGGTGACCCGCGAGGACGACCTGTCCCTGCTCTCCCTGCGCAACGCCCCCGAGGCGCATGTGCTGTGGGCCGACCAGCTCAACACCTACGACGTCCTCAACTCCGACGACGTCGTCTTCACTGCCGAGGCCCTGGAGAGCTTCCTGGGCGCGGGCGAGGAGGAGTCCAAGTGA
- the rplW gene encoding 50S ribosomal protein L23, with the protein MSLEKSKNPRDIIIAPVVSEKSYACMDRGQYTFLVAPGSNKTEIKQAIEAIFSVKVDSVNTSNRKGKTRRTRTGIGKSKDTKRAIVTLREGSIDIFGDVTE; encoded by the coding sequence GTGAGCCTCGAGAAGTCCAAGAACCCCCGCGACATCATCATCGCGCCGGTGGTCTCCGAGAAGTCCTACGCCTGCATGGACCGTGGCCAGTACACGTTCCTCGTGGCGCCGGGCTCCAACAAGACCGAGATCAAGCAGGCCATCGAGGCCATCTTCTCGGTCAAGGTCGACTCGGTGAACACCAGTAACCGCAAGGGCAAGACGCGTCGCACCCGGACCGGCATCGGCAAGTCGAAGGACACCAAGCGCGCGATCGTCACGCTGCGCGAGGGATCCATCGACATCTTCGGCGACGTCACCGAGTGA
- the rplB gene encoding 50S ribosomal protein L2 — protein sequence MGIRKYKPTTPGRRGASVADFVEITRSTPEKSLVRPLHKTGGRNSSGRITTRHKGGGHKRAYRVIDFRRHDKDGVPAKVAHIEYDPNRTARIALLHYADGEKRYIIAPNKLRQGDVVESGPGADIKPGNSLQLRHIPTGTVVHAVELRPGGGAKIARSAGVSVQLVAKEGKYAQLRMPSGEIRNVEAACRATIGEVGNAEQSNINWGKAGRMRWKGVRPTVRGVVMNPVDHPHGGGEGKTSGGRHPVSPWGKPEGRTRRPNKSSDRLIVRRRRTGKKR from the coding sequence ATGGGAATCCGTAAGTACAAGCCCACGACCCCGGGTCGTCGCGGCGCCTCCGTGGCCGACTTCGTGGAGATCACCCGCAGCACGCCCGAGAAGTCCCTCGTGCGCCCGCTGCACAAGACCGGTGGCCGCAACTCCTCGGGCCGCATCACCACCCGCCACAAGGGCGGTGGCCACAAGCGCGCCTACCGCGTCATCGACTTCCGTCGTCATGACAAGGACGGCGTGCCCGCCAAGGTCGCGCACATCGAGTACGACCCCAACCGCACCGCGCGCATCGCCCTGCTGCACTACGCCGACGGCGAGAAGCGCTACATCATCGCCCCCAACAAGCTGCGCCAGGGCGACGTCGTCGAGTCCGGCCCCGGTGCGGACATCAAGCCCGGCAACAGCCTGCAGCTGCGCCACATCCCCACGGGAACCGTGGTGCACGCCGTCGAGCTGCGCCCCGGCGGCGGCGCCAAGATCGCCCGCAGCGCCGGCGTCTCCGTCCAGCTGGTCGCCAAGGAGGGCAAGTACGCGCAGCTGCGCATGCCCTCCGGGGAGATCCGCAACGTGGAGGCCGCCTGCCGCGCCACCATCGGCGAGGTCGGCAACGCCGAGCAGTCCAACATCAACTGGGGCAAGGCCGGCCGCATGCGCTGGAAGGGCGTTCGCCCGACCGTGCGCGGTGTGGTCATGAACCCCGTCGACCACCCTCACGGTGGTGGTGAGGGCAAGACCTCCGGTGGGCGTCACCCCGTCTCCCCGTGGGGCAAGCCCGAGGGCCGTACCCGTCGTCCGAACAAGTCCAGCGACCGCCTCATCGTGCGTCGTCGTCGGACCGGCAAGAAGCGCTGA
- the rpsS gene encoding 30S ribosomal protein S19, translating into MPRSLKKGPFVDDHLQKKVDAQNEKGTKNVIKTWSRRSVITPDFLGHTFAVHDGRKHVPVFVTESMVGHKLGEFAPTRTFRGHVKDDRKSRR; encoded by the coding sequence ATGCCGCGCAGCCTGAAGAAGGGTCCCTTCGTCGACGACCACCTCCAGAAGAAGGTGGACGCCCAGAACGAGAAGGGCACCAAGAACGTCATCAAGACCTGGTCCCGCCGGTCCGTCATCACGCCGGACTTCCTCGGACACACCTTCGCCGTCCACGACGGCCGCAAGCACGTCCCGGTCTTCGTCACCGAGTCCATGGTGGGCCACAAGCTCGGCGAGTTCGCTCCGACCCGCACTTTCCGCGGGCACGTCAAGGACGATCGCAAGTCGCGTCGCTGA
- the rplV gene encoding 50S ribosomal protein L22, whose protein sequence is MEAKAQAKYVRCTPMKARRVVDVVRGKRAVEAVNVLRFAPQAAAVPVRKVIESAIANARFKAERDGERFNEDDLFIVEAFADEGPTLKRFRPRAQGRAGRILKRTSHITIIVGERADSAKKEGAR, encoded by the coding sequence ATGGAAGCCAAGGCGCAGGCCAAGTACGTGCGCTGCACGCCGATGAAGGCCCGCCGCGTCGTGGACGTCGTCCGCGGCAAGCGCGCCGTCGAGGCGGTCAACGTGCTCCGATTCGCCCCGCAGGCCGCTGCGGTGCCGGTGCGCAAGGTCATCGAGTCCGCTATCGCCAACGCTCGCTTCAAGGCCGAGCGCGACGGCGAGCGCTTCAACGAGGACGACCTGTTCATCGTTGAGGCATTCGCCGATGAGGGCCCGACCCTCAAGCGGTTCCGTCCCCGCGCCCAGGGGCGCGCCGGCCGGATCCTCAAGCGGACCAGCCACATCACCATCATCGTCGGCGAGAGGGCCGACTCCGCGAAGAAGGAAGGAGCCCGGTAA
- the rpsC gene encoding 30S ribosomal protein S3 codes for MGQKVNPTGFRLGITTDHRSRWFADSTKAGQRYRDFVEEDVKIRRLMEDGMERAGISKVDIERTRDRVRVDLHTARPGIVIGRRGAEAERLRGQLEKLTGKQVQLNILEVKSPDLDAQLVAQGIAEQLASRVSFRRAMRKGMQSAMRGGAKGIRVQCSGRLGGAEMSRSEFYREGRVPLHTLRANIDYGFYEAKTTFGRLGVKVWIYKGDITEREFARQQAEAGGRGRGGRGERRGGRRGERGARHNSEQQAEQAPAAENAAAEQGTEA; via the coding sequence ATGGGGCAGAAGGTCAACCCGACCGGGTTCCGCCTGGGCATCACCACGGACCACCGCTCGCGCTGGTTCGCCGACTCCACCAAGGCCGGTCAGCGCTACCGGGACTTCGTGGAGGAGGATGTCAAGATCCGCCGCCTCATGGAGGACGGCATGGAGCGCGCAGGCATCTCCAAGGTCGACATCGAGCGCACCCGTGACCGCGTGCGCGTCGACCTGCACACCGCCCGTCCCGGCATCGTCATCGGTCGCCGCGGCGCCGAGGCCGAGCGCCTGCGCGGTCAGCTCGAGAAGCTGACCGGCAAGCAGGTCCAGCTCAACATCCTGGAGGTCAAGAGCCCCGACCTGGACGCCCAGCTCGTGGCTCAGGGCATCGCCGAGCAGCTGGCCTCGCGCGTCTCCTTCCGCCGCGCCATGCGCAAGGGCATGCAGTCCGCCATGCGCGGCGGCGCCAAGGGCATCCGGGTCCAGTGCTCGGGCCGCCTGGGCGGCGCGGAGATGAGCCGCTCGGAGTTCTACCGTGAGGGCCGCGTGCCGCTGCACACCCTGCGGGCGAATATCGACTACGGCTTCTACGAGGCCAAGACCACCTTCGGCCGTCTCGGCGTCAAGGTGTGGATCTACAAGGGCGACATCACCGAGCGCGAGTTCGCCCGCCAGCAGGCCGAGGCCGGCGGCCGCGGCCGTGGTGGCCGGGGCGAGCGCCGCGGCGGCCGCCGCGGTGAGCGCGGCGCGCGTCACAACAGCGAGCAGCAGGCCGAGCAGGCGCCGGCCGCCGAGAACGCTGCCGCCGAGCAGGGAACGGAGGCCTGA
- the rplP gene encoding 50S ribosomal protein L16 codes for MLIPRRTKFRKQHRPHRTGLSKGGNQIAFGDFGIQALEPAYITNRQIEAARIAMTRHIKRGGKVWINIFPDRPLTKKPAETRMGSGKGAPEWWIANVKPGRIMFELGGVPEELAREAMRRAQHKLPMKTRFVTREGGDV; via the coding sequence GTGCTCATCCCCCGCCGGACCAAGTTCCGCAAGCAGCACCGCCCGCATCGCACGGGCCTGTCCAAGGGCGGCAACCAGATCGCCTTCGGTGACTTCGGCATCCAGGCCCTGGAGCCCGCCTACATCACCAACCGTCAGATCGAGGCGGCCCGTATCGCCATGACCCGTCACATCAAGCGTGGCGGAAAGGTCTGGATCAACATCTTCCCGGACCGTCCTCTGACCAAGAAGCCCGCCGAGACCCGCATGGGCTCGGGTAAGGGCGCGCCCGAGTGGTGGATCGCCAATGTCAAGCCCGGACGCATCATGTTCGAGCTCGGCGGCGTTCCCGAGGAGCTCGCACGCGAGGCCATGCGCCGCGCACAGCACAAGCTGCCGATGAAGACCCGTTTCGTGACTCGTGAGGGTGGTGACGTCTGA